One window of the Cryptomeria japonica chromosome 7, Sugi_1.0, whole genome shotgun sequence genome contains the following:
- the LOC131028303 gene encoding uncharacterized protein LOC131028303, whose translation MAFSCTIGNANLMKRLRNDDNNGIDSLERQLLGAELEYGFKRFCSNNRGSVILSLDYEQNQEVVAFTSNGDCLREKTADSESCSSMVYYDTQLFLPPFFRINVSAPILGSLGPDDAQSSTSDSSCCCCHTSDDDDVEGGGGRENDKDHTSSSSLYSSASNQSIFNYLSQASDDDLGLPPVICIYDTSIDGLCQNQSNLKEKHVETLDLDLDVADDYW comes from the coding sequence ATGGCCTTCTCTTGTACAATCGGAAATGCCAACCTGATGAAACGACTaagaaatgatgataacaatggcATTGATAGCCTAGAGAGGCAGCTTCTTGGTGCAGAACTTGAATATGGGTTCAAGAGATTTTGCAGCAATAATAGAGGTTCTGTGATTCTTTCATTGGATTATGAACAAAATCAAGAAGTCGTGGCTTTTACCTCCAATGGGGATTGTCTGAGAGAAAAAACTGCAGATTCAGAATCCTGTTCTTCTATGGTTTATTATGACACACAGCTTTTCTTGCCCCCATTCTTCAGAATCAATGTTTCTGCTCCAATACTTGGATCACTTGGCCCAGATGATGCTCAGTCTTCCACAAGTGACAGTTCCTGCTGCTGCTGTCACacttctgatgatgatgatgttgaaggaggaggaggaagggaGAATGATAAAGATCATACTTCTTCATCATCCTTATACAGCTCTGCTTCTAACCAGAGCATTTTTAATTATCTATCTCAAGCATCTGATGATGATCTAGGATTGCCTCCTGTAATATGTATATATGATACTAGCATTGATGGTTTATGTCAAAACCAATCAAATCTGAAGGAGAAACAtgttgaaaccttggatttggatttggatgtaGCAGATGACTACTGGTAG